From Salvelinus namaycush isolate Seneca chromosome 2, SaNama_1.0, whole genome shotgun sequence, one genomic window encodes:
- the LOC120018369 gene encoding uncharacterized protein LOC120018369 isoform X2, with protein sequence MEDYEQFIQRRLYELKRKDSNDNNKNQRRTLESPCTRHGSSAIRFHGIPILPPLLTGVQREEMQRHREVAKRTTDRRKTQPSETRMSYVQNILHSVQLRRAPTLEEFFQGEPGLTAAKTTNLHHSNVCQVLASQNDDVTETKNSLPGSYSPPTLTVMHDGKAGILVRGPPMTSTAYGAFTTNHLTTLHNTTTVRETFLDKLVCDPMTPSLARETTTHTNQVAPQTETRTRERLLYDQDKTTNAGCVLEEDLGSGEAAVDPLADISHQSSETRTRERLLYDQDKTTNAGCVLEEDLGSGEAAVDPLADISHQSSETRTRERLLYDQDKTTNARCVLEEDLGSGEAAVDPLADISHQSSGYVTYENVEATCVLSRTEAGESIMSGPEEEGTPGGTGGVLLHNTSDTNTTKACNIISHPPIDAEDLDEGSSPFDDDLITGGPADEARVTSSWCNDVIPDYLEEALVTSPLQSNDITPPVEDRIASHPGKKCGTANIVTFPQHQASSLSDRPEPKIVVTCPQAEASTPDLCKPDQASDLDLERPEGPYRLSLQTLLKKSQAVLERPKPGRNQPEPKSQTGDVDLDPESEPVAGPYRLSLQTLLKKSQEHRRRQRQLKNQAKTSTCPTRIQEASTHQKMEEEISFSDKENEEFLQSGRVVAEGRKTRDRDWRKDHLGMGVQFSRPPPLEIFPKEAWVQREEEKASSRIVERMGLNEKGCHERILKELEAGNGPSHLVGREGNTQSQSPPGVDIDAGSAAEDIQLHLSPDIQLHLSPDIQLPLSPDIQLHLSPDVTAAPSKLMENLPHPISASITQKSFYLVREKSSTLPRPSSLGGSRFQTVPTPQFSMSPIRCKSKGNSGGGGRGTPKRQILVNTPLNVDNEVGSVTGQEKNDARDQRHLHRAPLVAGGGTTPMRRSSDQAEQIAQLELNLSSLKILISDLESTLTETPESHQTHNNSQTDNIDQQHKYMDDHTPDSQALQRTGNQTHNNSQTDNSSNLTMDPPHKYMDYHTPESQAESNLTDSEKGRGDGGQRSADKMAVVPCRVQWCDSVPPLVKEVEITVTTGYKRQDGRQQQPLAAGLVTSLTQKRRVPDVFRKVPYDVIKVPSEVIKVRNDVVKIPASHKTPFSVLSDASDNQHQPMEWKSYLEDPAHFQSINQSYDVDTPSGLWLQGGSGSEGSLKGHDPAGKQLTPENGGGGQGGASRAKRRLVMHTTEGNRGRGRREVMDRPHSSTPKAAVRSHSQENQQVGSCSSQENQQLQLKQTHAAQVRALKEEQRRQQQQLLQSPRCLSVCFGPLVAAAVKGYLTRRLLRTERVGQLLCTIKDTEQFLQSFQPQSPGRDSRQDLVLQERVTLQLRSARYEFQDVFCLSAGDRMQIISWDRQLARDREMRRQTGETGSTKGKSSLSAATQKALERKRGVMMRKAAEGQRGTGAVVVACQKGPLAGVEGNVVKQTRGSFRPNPQRVPKTTQSRRSR encoded by the exons ATGGAAGACTATGAACAGTTCATACAACGCCGACTTTACGAACTGAAAAGGAAGGATAGCAACGACAACAACAAGAACCAACGCCGGACACTGGAATCACCATGTACTCGCCACGGATCATCAGCTATCCGTTTCCATGGCATACCCATCCTTCCTCCATTG CTCACAGGAGTTCAAAGAGAAGAGatgcagagacacagagaggtagCCAAGAGGACTACGGATAGGAGGAAGACTCAGCCCTCTGAGACGAGGATGTCCTACGTTCAGAACATTCTACACAGTGTTCAG CTGAGGCGAGCACCAACACTGGAGGAGTTCTTTCAGGGTGAACCAGGACTAACGGCAGCCAAAACCACCAACCTACACCACAGCAATGTCTGCCAGGTTCTAGCGTCGCAGAATGATGATGTCACCGAGACCAAGAACAGCTTGCCGGGGTCGTACTCCCCACCAACCTTAACCGTCATGCATGATGGGAAAGCAGGCATCCTCGTCCGAGGTCCTCCCATGACGTCGACAGCCTACGGCGCCTTCACAACGAATCACCTTACAACTCTCCATAACACCACCACTGTGAGGGAGACCTTCCTAGATAAGCTGGTCTGTGACCCAATGACACCTTCTCTAGCTAGAgagacaaccacacacaccaaCCAGGTTGCTCCACAAACAGAGACCCGGACCAGGGAGAGACTCTTGTATGACCAGGATAAGACCACCAATGCTGGGTGTGTTCTGGAGGAGGACCTGGGTTCAGGAGAAGCAGCAGTGGATCCTCTAGCTGACATCAGCCACCAGTCTTCAGAGACCCGGACCAGGGAGAGACTCTTGTATGACCAGGATAAGACCACCAATGCTGGGTGTGTTCTGGAGGAGGACCTGGGTTCAGGAGAAGCAGCGGTGGATCCTCTAGCTGACATCAGCCACCAGTCTTCAGAGACCCGGACCAGGGAGAGACTCTTGTATGACCAGGATAAGACCACCAATGCTAGGTGTGTTCTGGAGGAGGACCTGGGTTCAGGAGAAGCAGCGGTGGATCCTCTAGCTGACATCAGCCACCAGTCTTCGGGGTACGTGACGTATGAAAACGTGGAGGCCACCTGTGTGTTGAGTCGGACTGAGGCTGGGGAGAGCATTATGTCAGGGCCTGAGGAGGAGGGGACACCAGGTGGAACGGGGGGGGTTCTCCTACACAACACCTCCGATACAAACACAACCAAGGCATGTAATATCATCAGCCATCCTCCCATTGATGCTGAAGATCTGGACGAGGGGTCGTCCCCGTTTGACGATGACCTCATAACCGGTGGCCCTGCAGATGAGGCGAGAGTCACGTCGTCCTGGTGTAATGACGTCATACCAGACTATTTAGAGGAAGCGTTGGTGACGTCGCCTCTACAGAGCAACGATATCACACCTCCTGTAGAAGACCGCATAGCAAGTCATCCAGGAAAGAAGTGTGGCACTGCTAATATTGTCACTTTCCCCCAGCATCAAGCCTCATCACTATCAGACCGTCCTGAACCCAAGATTGTAGTGACATGTCCTCAGGCTGAGGCCTCGACACCGGACCTCTGCAAACCAGATCAGGCTTCAGACTTAGACCTGGAACGACCGGAGGGACCATACCGGCTCAGCCTCCAGACTCTTCTAAAGAAATCCCAGGCAGTTTTGGAACGCCCCAAACCAGGCAGGAACCAGCCAGAACCAAAGAGCCAGACTGGAGATGTAGATTTGGACCCGGAATCGGAACCAGTGGCAGGGCCGTACCGCCTCAGCCTTCAGACCCTGCTGAAAAAGTCCCAGGAGCACCGGAGACGCCAGCGTCAGCTGAAGAACCAGGCCAAGACCTCTACTTGTCCTACCAG GATCCAGGAGGCCTCGACACACcagaagatggaggaggagatcAGTTTCTCAGACAAAGAGAATGAGGAGTTCCTCCAGTCAGGGAGAGTGGTGGCGGAGGGAAGGAAAACCCGGGACAGGGATTGGAGAAAGGATCATCTGGGAATGGGAGTCCAGTTTTCCAGACCGCCACCACTAGAGATATTCCCTAAGGAAGCGTGGGTTCAACGTGAGGAGGAGAAGGCGAGCTCTAGGATTGTGGAAAGAATGGGACTCAACGAAAAAGGATGTCATGAAAGAATATTGAAGGAATTGGAGGCTGGAAATGGCCCTTCACATTTGGTTGGTCGAGAAGGAAACACCCAATCCCAATCTCCTCCAGGAGTGGACATTGATGCTGGCTCGGCAGCCGAAGACATCCAGCTACACCTCTCACCAGACATCCAGCTACACCTCTCACCAGACATCCAGCTACCCCTCTCACCAGACATCCAGCTACACCTCTCACCAGACGTCACAGCAGCACCGTCAAAGCTAATGGAGAACCTTCCACATCCTATCTCAGCCTCCATAACCCAGAAATCATTCTACCTAGTCAGGGAGAAGAGCTCTACCCTGCCGAGGCCTTCCTCTCTGGGGGGTAGTAGGTTCCAGACCGTCCCTACCCCCCAGTTTAGTATGAGCCCTATCCGCTGTAAGAGTAAAGGAAACAGTGGGGGAGGAGGGCGTGGCACCCCCAAGAGGCAGATCCTGGTAAACACACCTTTGAATGTAGACAACGAGGTGGGGTCGGTGACTGGGCAGGAAAAGAATGATGCTCGGGACCAAAGGCATCTGCACAGAGCGCCCCTAGTGGCTGGGGGTGGTACAACACCTATGCGTAGGAGCTCAGACCAGGCAGAACAGATAGCTCAGCTGGAGCTCAACCTGTCCAGCCTCAAAATACTGATCTCAGACCTGGAGTCCACGCTCACAGAGACACCAGAGAGCCACCAGACACACAACAACAGCCAGACGGATAATATAGACCAACAACACAAATACATGGACGACCACACACCTGACAGCCAGGCCTTACAGAGAACAGGGAACCAGACACACAACAACAGCCAGACTGATAATAGTAGTAACCTTACCATGGACCCGCCACATAAATACATGGACTACCATACACCTGAGAGTCAGGCAGAGAGTAACCTTACTGACAGTGAGAAAGGAAGAGGGGatggaggtcagaggtcagctgATAAGATGGCGGTGGTCCCCTGTAGAGTCCAGTGGTGTGACAGCGTACCTCCATTGGTCAAGGAGGTGGAGATCACTGTTACAACGGGTTACAAAAGACAAGATGGTCGCCAGCAGCAGCCTCTTGCAGCGGGCCTCGTCACCTCCCTCACTCAGAAGAGGAGAGTTCCTGACGTGTTCCGGAAGGTTCCATATGATGTCATCAAGGTTCCGTCGGAAGTCATCAAGGTTCGGAATGACGTCGTCAAGATTCCGGCATCACACAAAACACCTTTCTCCGTCCTCTCAGACGCCAGTGACAACCAGCACCAGCCAATGGAGTGGAAGAGTTATCTGGAGGACCCTGCCCACTTCCAATCCATCAACCAATCGTATGACGTGGACACGCCCTCAGGGCTCTGGCTCCAGGGAGGGTCAGGGTCAGAGGGGTCGTTGAAAGGTCATGACCCCGCGGGGAAGCAGCTGACCCCTGAGAACGGAGGTGGTGGTCAGGGAGGGGCGTCAAGGGCCAAACGTAGACTGGTCATGCACACGACAGAGGGGAACAGGGGACGAGGACGAAGAGAGGTGATGGACAGGCCTCACTCCAGTACTCCTAAAG CTGCGGTGCGGTCACACAGTCAGGAGAACCAGCAGGTGGGATCCTGTTCCAGTCAGGAGAACCAGCAGCTCCAGCTGAAGCAGACCCATGCAGCCCAGGTCAGAGCCCTgaaggaggagcagaggagacaGCAGCAACAACTACTGCAG tctcccaggtgtctgtctgtgtgttttggcCCCCTGGTGGCAGCAGCAGTGAAGGGATACCTAACCAGGAGGCTCCTACGCACAGAGAGAGTGGGACAGCTGCTATGTACCATCAAG GACACGGAGCAGTTCCTGCAGTCCTTCCAGCCCCAGAGCCCTGGGAGAGACAGCAGGCAAGACCTGGTGCTGCAGGAGAGAGTCACACTGCAg CTCCGATCGGCACGTTATGAGTTCCAGGACGTCTTCTGTCTGTCAGCAGGAGACAGGATGCAGATCATCAGCTGGGACAGACAGCTGGCCAGGGACAGGGAGATGAGACGCCAG ACTGGGGAAACGGGGTCGACCAAGGGGAAGAGTTCTCTGTCAGCTGCTACACAGAAGGCcttggagaggaagagaggagtcaTGAT GAGGAAAGCGGCAGAGGGGCAGAGGGGGACTGGAGCTGTGGTTGTTGCCTGCCAGAAGGGCCCTCTGGCTGGGGTAGAGGGGAACGTCGTGAAGCAGACACGTGGGTCTTTTCGACCCAACCCTCAAAGGGTCCCCAAGACCACCCAGTCCCGCAGATCTCGGTGA
- the LOC120018369 gene encoding uncharacterized protein LOC120018369 isoform X1 encodes MEDYEQFIQRRLYELKRKDSNDNNKNQRRTLESPCTRHGSSAIRFHGIPILPPLLTGVQREEMQRHREVAKRTTDRRKTQPSETRMSYVQNILHSVQLRRAPTLEEFFQGEPGLTAAKTTNLHHSNVCQVLASQNDDVTETKNSLPGSYSPPTLTVMHDGKAGILVRGPPMTSTAYGAFTTNHLTTLHNTTTVRETFLDKLVCDPMTPSLARETTTHTNQVAPQTETRTRERLLYDQDKTTNAGCVLEEDLGSGEAAVDPLADISHQSSETRTRERLLYDQDKTTNAGCVLEEDLGSGEAAVDPLADISHQSSETRTRERLLYDQDKTTNARCVLEEDLGSGEAAVDPLADISHQSSGYVTYENVEATCVLSRTEAGESIMSGPEEEGTPGGTGGVLLHNTSDTNTTKACNIISHPPIDAEDLDEGSSPFDDDLITGGPADEARVTSSWCNDVIPDYLEEALVTSPLQSNDITPPVEDRIASHPGKKCGTANIVTFPQHQASSLSDRPEPKIVVTCPQAEASTPDLCKPDQASDLDLERPEGPYRLSLQTLLKKSQAVLERPKPGRNQPEPKSQTGDVDLDPESEPVAGPYRLSLQTLLKKSQEHRRRQRQLKNQAKTSTCPTRIQEASTHQKMEEEISFSDKENEEFLQSGRVVAEGRKTRDRDWRKDHLGMGVQFSRPPPLEIFPKEAWVQREEEKASSRIVERMGLNEKGCHERILKELEAGNGPSHLVGREGNTQSQSPPGVDIDAGSAAEDIQLHLSPDIQLHLSPDIQLPLSPDIQLHLSPDVTAAPSKLMENLPHPISASITQKSFYLVREKSSTLPRPSSLGGSRFQTVPTPQFSMSPIRCKSKGNSGGGGRGTPKRQILVNTPLNVDNEVGSVTGQEKNDARDQRHLHRAPLVAGGGTTPMRRSSDQAEQIAQLELNLSSLKILISDLESTLTETPESHQTHNNSQTDNIDQQHKYMDDHTPDSQALQRTGNQTHNNSQTDNSSNLTMDPPHKYMDYHTPESQAESNLTDSEKGRGDGGQRSADKMAVVPCRVQWCDSVPPLVKEVEITVTTGYKRQDGRQQQPLAAGLVTSLTQKRRVPDVFRKVPYDVIKVPSEVIKVRNDVVKIPASHKTPFSVLSDASDNQHQPMEWKSYLEDPAHFQSINQSYDVDTPSGLWLQGGSGSEGSLKGHDPAGKQLTPENGGGGQGGASRAKRRLVMHTTEGNRGRGRREVMDRPHSSTPKAAVRSHSQENQQVGSCSSQENQQLQLKQTHAAQVRALKEEQRRQQQQLLQMLAVRYQLLQSLSFPVSCPTSSARLGDNTTSLLPLSSIPLSIPLFSPLPGSLLSDPDSPPPRSLLSDPDSPSRSPRCLSVCFGPLVAAAVKGYLTRRLLRTERVGQLLCTIKDTEQFLQSFQPQSPGRDSRQDLVLQERVTLQLRSARYEFQDVFCLSAGDRMQIISWDRQLARDREMRRQTGETGSTKGKSSLSAATQKALERKRGVMMRKAAEGQRGTGAVVVACQKGPLAGVEGNVVKQTRGSFRPNPQRVPKTTQSRRSR; translated from the exons ATGGAAGACTATGAACAGTTCATACAACGCCGACTTTACGAACTGAAAAGGAAGGATAGCAACGACAACAACAAGAACCAACGCCGGACACTGGAATCACCATGTACTCGCCACGGATCATCAGCTATCCGTTTCCATGGCATACCCATCCTTCCTCCATTG CTCACAGGAGTTCAAAGAGAAGAGatgcagagacacagagaggtagCCAAGAGGACTACGGATAGGAGGAAGACTCAGCCCTCTGAGACGAGGATGTCCTACGTTCAGAACATTCTACACAGTGTTCAG CTGAGGCGAGCACCAACACTGGAGGAGTTCTTTCAGGGTGAACCAGGACTAACGGCAGCCAAAACCACCAACCTACACCACAGCAATGTCTGCCAGGTTCTAGCGTCGCAGAATGATGATGTCACCGAGACCAAGAACAGCTTGCCGGGGTCGTACTCCCCACCAACCTTAACCGTCATGCATGATGGGAAAGCAGGCATCCTCGTCCGAGGTCCTCCCATGACGTCGACAGCCTACGGCGCCTTCACAACGAATCACCTTACAACTCTCCATAACACCACCACTGTGAGGGAGACCTTCCTAGATAAGCTGGTCTGTGACCCAATGACACCTTCTCTAGCTAGAgagacaaccacacacaccaaCCAGGTTGCTCCACAAACAGAGACCCGGACCAGGGAGAGACTCTTGTATGACCAGGATAAGACCACCAATGCTGGGTGTGTTCTGGAGGAGGACCTGGGTTCAGGAGAAGCAGCAGTGGATCCTCTAGCTGACATCAGCCACCAGTCTTCAGAGACCCGGACCAGGGAGAGACTCTTGTATGACCAGGATAAGACCACCAATGCTGGGTGTGTTCTGGAGGAGGACCTGGGTTCAGGAGAAGCAGCGGTGGATCCTCTAGCTGACATCAGCCACCAGTCTTCAGAGACCCGGACCAGGGAGAGACTCTTGTATGACCAGGATAAGACCACCAATGCTAGGTGTGTTCTGGAGGAGGACCTGGGTTCAGGAGAAGCAGCGGTGGATCCTCTAGCTGACATCAGCCACCAGTCTTCGGGGTACGTGACGTATGAAAACGTGGAGGCCACCTGTGTGTTGAGTCGGACTGAGGCTGGGGAGAGCATTATGTCAGGGCCTGAGGAGGAGGGGACACCAGGTGGAACGGGGGGGGTTCTCCTACACAACACCTCCGATACAAACACAACCAAGGCATGTAATATCATCAGCCATCCTCCCATTGATGCTGAAGATCTGGACGAGGGGTCGTCCCCGTTTGACGATGACCTCATAACCGGTGGCCCTGCAGATGAGGCGAGAGTCACGTCGTCCTGGTGTAATGACGTCATACCAGACTATTTAGAGGAAGCGTTGGTGACGTCGCCTCTACAGAGCAACGATATCACACCTCCTGTAGAAGACCGCATAGCAAGTCATCCAGGAAAGAAGTGTGGCACTGCTAATATTGTCACTTTCCCCCAGCATCAAGCCTCATCACTATCAGACCGTCCTGAACCCAAGATTGTAGTGACATGTCCTCAGGCTGAGGCCTCGACACCGGACCTCTGCAAACCAGATCAGGCTTCAGACTTAGACCTGGAACGACCGGAGGGACCATACCGGCTCAGCCTCCAGACTCTTCTAAAGAAATCCCAGGCAGTTTTGGAACGCCCCAAACCAGGCAGGAACCAGCCAGAACCAAAGAGCCAGACTGGAGATGTAGATTTGGACCCGGAATCGGAACCAGTGGCAGGGCCGTACCGCCTCAGCCTTCAGACCCTGCTGAAAAAGTCCCAGGAGCACCGGAGACGCCAGCGTCAGCTGAAGAACCAGGCCAAGACCTCTACTTGTCCTACCAG GATCCAGGAGGCCTCGACACACcagaagatggaggaggagatcAGTTTCTCAGACAAAGAGAATGAGGAGTTCCTCCAGTCAGGGAGAGTGGTGGCGGAGGGAAGGAAAACCCGGGACAGGGATTGGAGAAAGGATCATCTGGGAATGGGAGTCCAGTTTTCCAGACCGCCACCACTAGAGATATTCCCTAAGGAAGCGTGGGTTCAACGTGAGGAGGAGAAGGCGAGCTCTAGGATTGTGGAAAGAATGGGACTCAACGAAAAAGGATGTCATGAAAGAATATTGAAGGAATTGGAGGCTGGAAATGGCCCTTCACATTTGGTTGGTCGAGAAGGAAACACCCAATCCCAATCTCCTCCAGGAGTGGACATTGATGCTGGCTCGGCAGCCGAAGACATCCAGCTACACCTCTCACCAGACATCCAGCTACACCTCTCACCAGACATCCAGCTACCCCTCTCACCAGACATCCAGCTACACCTCTCACCAGACGTCACAGCAGCACCGTCAAAGCTAATGGAGAACCTTCCACATCCTATCTCAGCCTCCATAACCCAGAAATCATTCTACCTAGTCAGGGAGAAGAGCTCTACCCTGCCGAGGCCTTCCTCTCTGGGGGGTAGTAGGTTCCAGACCGTCCCTACCCCCCAGTTTAGTATGAGCCCTATCCGCTGTAAGAGTAAAGGAAACAGTGGGGGAGGAGGGCGTGGCACCCCCAAGAGGCAGATCCTGGTAAACACACCTTTGAATGTAGACAACGAGGTGGGGTCGGTGACTGGGCAGGAAAAGAATGATGCTCGGGACCAAAGGCATCTGCACAGAGCGCCCCTAGTGGCTGGGGGTGGTACAACACCTATGCGTAGGAGCTCAGACCAGGCAGAACAGATAGCTCAGCTGGAGCTCAACCTGTCCAGCCTCAAAATACTGATCTCAGACCTGGAGTCCACGCTCACAGAGACACCAGAGAGCCACCAGACACACAACAACAGCCAGACGGATAATATAGACCAACAACACAAATACATGGACGACCACACACCTGACAGCCAGGCCTTACAGAGAACAGGGAACCAGACACACAACAACAGCCAGACTGATAATAGTAGTAACCTTACCATGGACCCGCCACATAAATACATGGACTACCATACACCTGAGAGTCAGGCAGAGAGTAACCTTACTGACAGTGAGAAAGGAAGAGGGGatggaggtcagaggtcagctgATAAGATGGCGGTGGTCCCCTGTAGAGTCCAGTGGTGTGACAGCGTACCTCCATTGGTCAAGGAGGTGGAGATCACTGTTACAACGGGTTACAAAAGACAAGATGGTCGCCAGCAGCAGCCTCTTGCAGCGGGCCTCGTCACCTCCCTCACTCAGAAGAGGAGAGTTCCTGACGTGTTCCGGAAGGTTCCATATGATGTCATCAAGGTTCCGTCGGAAGTCATCAAGGTTCGGAATGACGTCGTCAAGATTCCGGCATCACACAAAACACCTTTCTCCGTCCTCTCAGACGCCAGTGACAACCAGCACCAGCCAATGGAGTGGAAGAGTTATCTGGAGGACCCTGCCCACTTCCAATCCATCAACCAATCGTATGACGTGGACACGCCCTCAGGGCTCTGGCTCCAGGGAGGGTCAGGGTCAGAGGGGTCGTTGAAAGGTCATGACCCCGCGGGGAAGCAGCTGACCCCTGAGAACGGAGGTGGTGGTCAGGGAGGGGCGTCAAGGGCCAAACGTAGACTGGTCATGCACACGACAGAGGGGAACAGGGGACGAGGACGAAGAGAGGTGATGGACAGGCCTCACTCCAGTACTCCTAAAG CTGCGGTGCGGTCACACAGTCAGGAGAACCAGCAGGTGGGATCCTGTTCCAGTCAGGAGAACCAGCAGCTCCAGCTGAAGCAGACCCATGCAGCCCAGGTCAGAGCCCTgaaggaggagcagaggagacaGCAGCAACAACTACTGCAG aTGCTGGCTGTACGTTACCAGCTACTCCAGAGTTTGTCCTTCCCTGTGTCCTGCCCCACATCCAGCGCACGTCTAGGGGACAACAcgacctccctcctccccctctcttccatcCCCCTGTCCATCCCTCTGTTCTCCCCTTTACCAGGATCCCTCCTTTCAGACCCAGACTCCCCCCCACCAAGATCCCTCCTTTCAGACCCAGACTCCCCCTCACGG tctcccaggtgtctgtctgtgtgttttggcCCCCTGGTGGCAGCAGCAGTGAAGGGATACCTAACCAGGAGGCTCCTACGCACAGAGAGAGTGGGACAGCTGCTATGTACCATCAAG GACACGGAGCAGTTCCTGCAGTCCTTCCAGCCCCAGAGCCCTGGGAGAGACAGCAGGCAAGACCTGGTGCTGCAGGAGAGAGTCACACTGCAg CTCCGATCGGCACGTTATGAGTTCCAGGACGTCTTCTGTCTGTCAGCAGGAGACAGGATGCAGATCATCAGCTGGGACAGACAGCTGGCCAGGGACAGGGAGATGAGACGCCAG ACTGGGGAAACGGGGTCGACCAAGGGGAAGAGTTCTCTGTCAGCTGCTACACAGAAGGCcttggagaggaagagaggagtcaTGAT GAGGAAAGCGGCAGAGGGGCAGAGGGGGACTGGAGCTGTGGTTGTTGCCTGCCAGAAGGGCCCTCTGGCTGGGGTAGAGGGGAACGTCGTGAAGCAGACACGTGGGTCTTTTCGACCCAACCCTCAAAGGGTCCCCAAGACCACCCAGTCCCGCAGATCTCGGTGA
- the LOC120019167 gene encoding transcription factor MafG-like isoform X1, with amino-acid sequence MEGREKGLKNEWSSEVCSEGGGSRGMSTTNKGNKALKVKREPGENGTTLTDDELVTMSVRELNQHLRGLTKDEILQLKQRRRTLKNRGYAASCRVKRVTQKEELEKQKSQLQQEVDKLASENASMRVELDHLRSKYEALQSFARTVARSPGVGLGVGGQRGGGGVGSVIGPLIPGKVAATSVITIVKSKTDARS; translated from the exons GTGTGTTCAGAGGGGGGTGGTTCTCGTGGCATGTCGACCACTAATAAGGGAAACAAGGCCTTGAAG GTGAAGAGGGAGCCGGGGGAGAATGGGACCACCCTGACAGATGATGAGCTGGTGACTATGTCCGTCCGGGAGCTCAACCAGCACCTCCGCGGCCTCACCAAGGATGAGATCCTGCAGCTTAAACAGCGCCGGCGCACCCTGAAGAACCGTGGCTACGCCGCCAGCTGCCGGGTCAAACGGGTCACCCAGAAGGAGGAGCTGGAGAAGCAGAAGTCACAGCTTCAACAGGAAGTGGATAAGTTGGCGTCGGAGAACGCCAGCATGAGGGTGGAGCTCGATCACCTGAGGTCGAAGTACGAGGCTCTACAGAGTTTTGCAAGGACTGTGGCGAGGAGCCCGGGAGTGGGGTTAGGGGTCGGGGGtcagaggggaggtggtggggttggGTCGGTGATCGGGCCACTCATACCGGGGAAAGTGGCGGCGACGAGTGTCATCACGATAGTGAAGTCGAAAACGGACGCGCGGTCTTAG
- the LOC120019167 gene encoding transcription factor MafG-like isoform X2 — protein sequence MSTTNKGNKALKVKREPGENGTTLTDDELVTMSVRELNQHLRGLTKDEILQLKQRRRTLKNRGYAASCRVKRVTQKEELEKQKSQLQQEVDKLASENASMRVELDHLRSKYEALQSFARTVARSPGVGLGVGGQRGGGGVGSVIGPLIPGKVAATSVITIVKSKTDARS from the exons ATGTCGACCACTAATAAGGGAAACAAGGCCTTGAAG GTGAAGAGGGAGCCGGGGGAGAATGGGACCACCCTGACAGATGATGAGCTGGTGACTATGTCCGTCCGGGAGCTCAACCAGCACCTCCGCGGCCTCACCAAGGATGAGATCCTGCAGCTTAAACAGCGCCGGCGCACCCTGAAGAACCGTGGCTACGCCGCCAGCTGCCGGGTCAAACGGGTCACCCAGAAGGAGGAGCTGGAGAAGCAGAAGTCACAGCTTCAACAGGAAGTGGATAAGTTGGCGTCGGAGAACGCCAGCATGAGGGTGGAGCTCGATCACCTGAGGTCGAAGTACGAGGCTCTACAGAGTTTTGCAAGGACTGTGGCGAGGAGCCCGGGAGTGGGGTTAGGGGTCGGGGGtcagaggggaggtggtggggttggGTCGGTGATCGGGCCACTCATACCGGGGAAAGTGGCGGCGACGAGTGTCATCACGATAGTGAAGTCGAAAACGGACGCGCGGTCTTAG